From Sander lucioperca isolate FBNREF2018 chromosome 14, SLUC_FBN_1.2, whole genome shotgun sequence, the proteins below share one genomic window:
- the sbno1 gene encoding protein strawberry notch homolog 1 isoform X2 → MDPGQDLLLAALSESGICPNDIGLFDVDSQDVAQPSTTQQSISISALDVGVGTESVEGVRTELPAPVPIVTIRHKPQPSTTTFVLNQLNQLPSLGAAVTKQSVTNPIKHTITVTKVVHVANSALRGSSNPSSSIPPSASTVVPSNRDQIQLRDLLRTGNVKTTGLKGNSLMELMKLKPPPNIAPPVATATATGEMNNGIKKEVLGKDAPRIWNNDDIKMQTFSHSLKIPGMKEEDEPEEEEEDELGHAETYAEYMPMKLKIGLRHPDPVVETSSLSSVNPPEVWYRLSIPEEVIDRGSLSALQLEAITYAAQQHETFLPSGDRAAYLIGDGAGVGKGRTIAGIIYENYLLGRKRSLWFSVSNDLKYDAERDLKDIGAKNIQVHSLNKFKYGKISSKHNGSVKKGVIFATYSSLIGESQSGGKYKTRFQQLLHWCGEDFDGVIVYDECHKAKNVCPIGSSKPTKTGLAVLELQNKLPKARVVYASATGASEPRNMAYMNRLGIWGHKTPFREFGNFIQAVERRGVGAMEIVAMDMKLRGMYIARQLSFTGVTFKIEEVPLTQKYINMYNKSVRLWVTARERFQQAANLMDAEQRMKKSMWGQFWSAHQRFFKYLCIASKVRRVVQLAREEVQNGKCVVIGLQSTGEARTLEALEEGGGELNDFVSTAKGVLQSLVEKHFPAPDRQKLYSLLGIDLPTKKTPAPSDTAAQPEPKGKKRKGSEIKKQQKKKPRKHGGLSGTSSEESQSDESDRESGKDSDDSFKSVSSGDEDDDFNPFRDESDGDEEDDPWLIRKEPKKGKEKKKKKRKKSIDPDSIQSALLASGLGSTRPAFTAPVIPVSTPAIVKAESQDSCLTSQDAVEHAQKMKRELLEKLEELAEDLPPNTLDELIDELGGPENVAEMTGRKGRVVSNDDGTITYESRSELDVPVEILNLTEKQRFMDGEKNIAIISEAASSGISLQADRRVKNQRRRVHMTLELPWSADRAIQQFGRTHRSNQVTAPEYVFLISELAGEQRFASIVAKRLESLGALTHGDRRATETRDLSRFNFDNKYGRNALEIVMKSIVKLDSPLVSPPSNFKGDFFKEIQSGLIGVGLINLEDRSGAMSLDKDYNNMGKFLNRILGMEVQQQNALFQYFSDTLAAVIQEAKKNGRYDMGILDLGSGDEKVKKVDCRKFLTPGYTTSGHVELFTVSVERGMSWEEATHAWAEQNGPDDGFYVQMRNNKKTAILVKEVNNKKRLFLVHRPNTGRQLKLETYADIKKKFKKVLSEDAKQHWTDQYKLSAKICAHAYWRGNCKKASVGLQCEVGLRCRSYYVLCGSVLSVWNELEEVLTPVSGTNVKVQIVRLRTEDGQRIVGLIIPANCVSPLCNKLSTSDQCQQLAVQELQKLQQLHPQSLSHAPNT, encoded by the exons ATGGATCCTGGACAGGATTTACTTCTTGCTGCCCTAAGTGAGAGTGGCATTTGTCCGAATGATATTGGCCTATTTGATGTTGATTCTCAGGATGTTGCACAGCCCTCTACAACCCAGCAA TCTATCTCCATCAGTGCCCTGGATGTTGGTGTGGGGACAGAGTCAGTGGAAGGTGTTCGAACTGAGCTTCCAGCTCCAGTCCCTATAGTTACTATCAGG CACAAACCTCAGCCATCAACCACCACGTTTGTCTTAAATCAGCTGAATCAGTTGCCGTCACTAGGAGCTGCTGTGACCAAACAATCAGTTACAAACCCTATCAAACATACCATTACTGTCACCAAAGTGGTCCATGTTGCTAATTCAGCCCTGCGAGGTTCTTCGAACCCCTCCTCGAGTATTCCCCCTTCAGCATCCACAGTAGTGCCTTCCAACAGAGATCAG ATTCAGTTGAGAGACCTCCTTAGGACCGGCAATGTGAAGACCACTGGTCTAAAGGGCAACAGTCTGATGGAGCTCATGAAGCTAAAGCCTCCACCTAACATTGCTCCACCAGTAGCAACGGCAACAGCCACAG GTGAAATGAACAATGGGATCAAGAAGGAAGTATTGGGTAAAGATGCTCCCAGGATCTGGAACaatgatgacattaaaatgcAAACTTTCTCACATTCTCTG AAAATCCCAGGGATGAAGGAGGAGGATGAgcctgaggaggaagaggaagacgaGTTGGGTCATGCAGAGACTTATGCAGAGTACATGCCAATGAAAT TAAAGATTGGCCTGCGGCATCCTGATCCTGTGGTGGAGACCAGTTCCCTGTCCAGTGTGAACCCTCCAGAGGTGTGGTACAGACTGTCCATCCCAGAAGAAGTCATTGATCGTGGCTCCCTGTCTGCTCTGCAGCTGGAGGCAATAACATATGCTGCTCAG CAACACGAGACATTCCTCCCCAGCGGGGATCGAGCTGCCTATTTGATTGGAGATGGAGCTGGTGTTGGCAAAGGCCGCACCATTGCAGGGATCATCTATGAGAATTACCTTTTAGGCAGGAAAAGATCACTTTG GTTTAGTGTCTCAAACGACTTGAAGTATGATGCTGAAAGGGATTTAAAGGACATAGGAGCCAAAAACATCCAGGTTCACTCACTGAACAAG tTCAAATATGGCAAAATCTCCTCAAAACACAATGGGAGTGTGAAGAAAGGTGTGATATTCGCCACCTACTCTTCCTTGATAGGAGagagccaatcaggagggaaGTACAAGACCAGATTTCAACAGCTTCTCCACTGGTGTGGGGAGGACTTCGATGGAGTT ATTGTTTATGACGAGTGTCACAAAGCCAAAAATGTATGTCCAATTGGATCATCCAAACCAACAAAAACTGGGCTTGCAGTGTTGGAACTGCAGAACAAACTTCCCAAGGCTCGGGTTGTGTATGCAAGTGCTACAG GTGCCTCTGAACCGCGAAATATGGCCTATATGAATCGTCTGGGCATCTGGGGGCATAAAACACCCTTCAGAGAATTTGGCAACTTTATCCAAGCTGTTGAACGAAG AGGTGTTGGCGCCATGGAGATAGTAGCTATGGACATGAAACTGAGGGGCATGTACATTGCAAGGCAGTTGAGTTTTACAGGTGTGACTTTTAAGATCGAGGAGGTTCCCCTGACTCAGAAATACATCAACATGTACAACAAATCTGTGAGGCTG TGGGTGACAGCACGTGAAAGGTTCCAGCAGGCAGCGAACCTGATGGATGCAGAGCAACGCATGAAAAAGTCCATGTGGGGCCAATTCTGGTCTGCTCACCAGAGGTTCTTCAAATACCTGTGCATTGCCTCCAAAGTCCGCAGAGTGGTTCAGCTGGCCCGAGAGGAGGTCCAAAATGGAAAG TGTGTGGTGATCGGTCTTCAGTCCACTGGAGAAGCAAGAACACTTGAGGCCttggaggaaggaggaggggagCTCAACGACTTTGTGTCAACTGCAAA AGGTGTGCTGCAGTCCCTGGTTGAGAAGCACTTTCCAGCTCCTGACAGACAGAAGCTTTACAGCCTTCTAGGTATCGACCTCCCAACTAAGAAGACGCCCGCTCCCAGTGACACTGCAGCACAACCAGAACCGAAGggcaagaaaagaaaag GTTCTGAGAtaaaaaagcagcagaaaaagAAGCCTCGCAAGCACGGTGGTTTGTCGGGTACCAGCTCGGAGGAGAGCCAGTCGGACGAGTCGGACAGAGAGTCTGGTAAAGACAGCGACGACAGCTTCAAATCTGTCAGCTCAGGGGACGAAGACGACGATTTCAACCCATTCAGAGACGAGTCCGATGGCGATGAGGAAGATG ATCCATGGCTCATCAGAAAGGAACCAAAGAAagggaaagagaagaaaaagaaaaagagaaagaagagtaTTGATCCAGACTCCATTCAAAGTGCCTTGTTAGCCTCTGGGCTGGGCTCCACCAGGCCGGCTTTCACTGCCCCCGTTATTCCCGTCAGCACACCGGCCATAG TCAAGGCAGAGAGTCAGGATAGCTGTCTAACAAGTCAGGATGCAGTGGAACATGCCCAGAAAATGAAGAGAGAGCTGCTGGAAAAACTTGAGGAACTAGCTGAGGATCTACCTCCCAACACTCTGGACGAGCTAATAGATGAACTGGGAGGACCCGAGAACGTAGCTGAG ATGACTGGACGCAAAGGTCGTGTGGTCAGCAATGACGATGGCACCATCACGTATGAATCTCGCTCTGAGCTGGATGTCCCGGTAGAAATCCTCAATCTCACAGAGAAGCAAAGGTTCATGGATGGAGAGAAG AACATAGCCATCATCTCGGAAGCTGCCAGCTCAGGTATATCCCTACAGGCCGATCGTCGAGTGAAGAACCAGCGGCGGAGAGTCCACATGACACTAGAGCTACCGTGGAGTGCAGACAGAGCTATACAGCAGTTCG GGAGAACTCACAGGTCGAACCAGGTCACAGCCCCAGAATACGTCTTCCTCATATCAGAGCTTGCAGGAGAGCAGAGATTTGCATCCATCGTTGCCAAAAGACTAGAAAGCTTG GGTGCTCTCACTCACGGGGACAGAAGAGCAACAGAAACTCGAGATCTCAGCAGGTTTAATTTTGACAACAAA TACGGCAGAAACGCTCTGGAAATTGTGATGAAGTCAATTGTTAAGCTTGATTCTCCGTTAGTGTCTCCACCCTCTAACTTTAAAGGCGATTTCTTCAAAG AAATTCAAAGTGGATTAATAGGTGTGGGCCTCATAAATTTGGAGGACAGATCTGGGGCAATGTCACTGGACAAAG ATTACAACAACATGGGGAAGTTCCTGAACCGTATTTTGGGCATGGAGGTCCAGCAGCAAAATGCCTTGTTCCAGTACTTTTCTGACACGTTGGCAGCAGTTATTCAGGAAGCCAAGAAGAATGGCAGATATGACATGGGCATTCTCG ATCTGGGCTCTGGTGATGAGAAGGTGAAGAAGGTAGACTGCAGGAAATTCCTAACACCGGGCTACACTACATCAGGACATGTGGAACTCTTCACC GTGAGTGTGGAGAGGGGGATGTCGTGGGAGGAAGCCACACATGCTTGGGCAGAACAGAATGGACCAGATGATGGTTTCTATGTTCAG ATGAGGAACAACAAGAAAACAGCCATACTGGTCAAAGAGGTGAACAACAAGAAGAGGCTCTTCCTGGTTCACAGGCCCAACACCGGCAGACAGCTCAAACTGGAGACCTATGCAGACATCAAGAAGAAGTTTAAAAAG GTTTTGTCAGAAGACGCCAAGCAGCACTGGACTGACCAGTACAAGTTGTCAGCAAAGATCTGCGCTCATGCATATTG GCGGGGTAACTGTAAGAAAGCATCTGTGGGTCTTCAGTGTGAAGTTGGCCTTCGGTGTCGGTCGTACTACGTTCTGTGTGGCTCCGTGCTCAGTGTGTGGAATGAGCTGGAGGAAGTGCTAACTCCAGTCAGTGGAACCAATGTGAAGGTGCAGATTGTCCGCCTCAGAACAGAAGATGGACAGAGAATAGTTG GACTGATCATTCCAGCAAACTGCGTGTCTCCTTTATGTAACAAGCTCTCAACGTCGGACCAGTGCCAGCAGCTCGCTGTGCAGGAGCTGCAGAAACTGCAGCAGCTTCATCCCCAAAGTCTCAGTCATGCACCGAACACATAG